The Pontibacter pudoricolor genome contains a region encoding:
- a CDS encoding lytic transglycosylase domain-containing protein: MAQRNWKYIAITLIIVVGLQLFSQQQLITAGSNKFASAEEENNATVIKSPVAPTTLSFAGEPVPLHVPDVAERLDRELLVNSYLHATTLLGLKRMQRYEPEIKALLKENDIPEDFIYLALAESLFGQVTSPAGAAGFWQLMPDTARGYGLIVNSEVDERFHVRKATLAAVKYLKSAKGRFGSWTNAAASYNRGMGGLDRALQQQGVDNYYDLYLNDETSRYMFRILALKEVLGNPQKYRFDMPAGEGYQPLPTRTVKVTSTIPDLPAYALQQGTNYKTLRLYNPWIKDYTLTVAQGKEFELFLPAKAN, encoded by the coding sequence ATGGCACAACGGAACTGGAAATACATCGCCATCACACTGATTATAGTGGTTGGGCTGCAACTGTTTAGTCAGCAGCAGCTAATTACGGCAGGTAGCAATAAGTTTGCTTCGGCAGAGGAGGAAAATAACGCAACTGTTATCAAATCTCCTGTTGCGCCTACCACGCTTAGTTTTGCCGGCGAACCGGTACCGCTGCATGTGCCTGATGTAGCAGAGCGCCTGGATCGGGAGCTTCTGGTTAACTCTTACCTGCACGCCACTACCTTGCTCGGCCTGAAACGCATGCAGCGCTACGAGCCTGAGATAAAAGCCTTACTTAAAGAAAACGACATACCTGAAGATTTTATTTACCTGGCGCTTGCCGAAAGCCTGTTTGGGCAGGTAACTTCGCCGGCCGGGGCAGCAGGTTTCTGGCAACTGATGCCCGATACCGCCCGTGGCTACGGTCTTATAGTTAACAGCGAAGTAGACGAGCGCTTCCATGTACGTAAAGCGACGCTGGCAGCCGTAAAATACCTGAAGAGTGCCAAGGGGCGCTTCGGCTCCTGGACCAACGCAGCGGCCTCTTATAACAGGGGCATGGGCGGCCTGGACCGCGCACTGCAACAGCAGGGCGTAGACAACTACTATGACCTTTACCTGAACGACGAGACCTCGCGGTACATGTTCCGTATTCTGGCTTTAAAAGAGGTGCTGGGTAACCCACAGAAGTATAGATTTGATATGCCGGCAGGAGAAGGTTACCAGCCACTGCCAACGCGCACGGTTAAAGTTACATCCACCATCCCAGACCTGCCTGCCTACGCACTGCAACAAGGCACCAACTATAAAACCCTGCGGCTCTATAATCCCTGGATTAAAGACTACACCCTGACCGTAGCGCAGGGCAAGGAATTTGAGTTGTTTCTTCCTGCGAAGGCGAATTAG
- a CDS encoding sensor histidine kinase, which translates to MIADQHLTPLALESGLHQVKILLVDDKAENLVSLESLLSKEDENITYLFANSGEEALKIALQDELALILLDVQMPGMNGYEVARYLRDISKTRDIPIIFVTAINEQDAHVIEGFEAGAVDFLFKPLHPYITKAKVSTFVKFYLQKKELEKVNRRTLEINQELEERVKERTKELTRVNKDLDNFVYTASHDLKAPINNIEGLMKALHETLQEKDLELSDVTPIIDMINDSVRRFKNTLLDLTEVAKVQYEEAAGRDTANFKEILEDVKLNIKDLIKGYEATIVDDFSQVPEMLFSKKNLRSIIYNLVSNSIKYSSPDRKPEIKVTATPVESGVLLTVQDNGLGLKKEDQAKVFDMFKRLHSHVDGTGVGLAIVKRIVENCDGHIEFESDLGKGSVFRIYLK; encoded by the coding sequence ATGATCGCTGATCAACATCTTACTCCTTTGGCTTTAGAATCTGGCTTGCATCAGGTTAAGATTCTGTTGGTGGATGACAAGGCAGAAAACCTGGTTAGCCTGGAGAGCTTACTTTCGAAGGAAGATGAAAATATTACCTATCTTTTTGCTAATTCCGGCGAAGAGGCCTTGAAAATAGCGTTACAGGACGAGCTTGCCCTGATACTGCTGGATGTGCAGATGCCGGGCATGAACGGCTATGAAGTGGCTCGTTACCTGCGCGATATTTCTAAAACAAGGGATATCCCGATCATTTTTGTAACAGCTATTAACGAGCAGGATGCCCACGTAATTGAAGGCTTTGAGGCCGGTGCTGTCGATTTCCTTTTCAAGCCCCTGCACCCGTACATCACTAAAGCCAAGGTATCTACTTTTGTAAAGTTTTACCTGCAGAAGAAAGAGCTGGAGAAAGTAAATAGGCGTACACTGGAGATAAATCAGGAACTGGAAGAGCGTGTGAAAGAGCGCACCAAAGAGCTTACCCGTGTAAATAAGGACCTCGATAATTTTGTTTATACCGCCTCGCACGACCTGAAAGCCCCTATCAATAACATAGAAGGTCTGATGAAGGCGCTGCACGAAACGCTCCAGGAAAAAGACCTTGAACTGTCGGATGTAACGCCAATTATAGATATGATCAACGACTCGGTGCGCCGCTTTAAAAACACCTTGCTGGACCTGACAGAAGTTGCCAAAGTGCAGTATGAAGAAGCCGCCGGAAGAGATACCGCCAATTTTAAAGAGATACTCGAAGACGTAAAACTGAACATCAAAGACCTGATAAAGGGGTATGAAGCTACTATAGTTGACGATTTCTCGCAGGTACCGGAAATGCTGTTTTCTAAAAAGAACCTGCGTAGTATTATCTACAACCTGGTTTCTAACTCCATAAAGTATAGTTCTCCAGACCGCAAACCTGAAATAAAAGTAACTGCCACACCTGTAGAAAGCGGCGTGTTGCTAACCGTGCAGGACAATGGCCTTGGCCTTAAAAAAGAAGATCAGGCAAAAGTATTTGACATGTTCAAGCGCCTGCACTCGCATGTGGATGGCACCGGTGTTGGTCTGGCTATAGTGAAGCGCATTGTAGAGAACTGCGACGGGCATATAGAATTTGAAAGCGACCTGGGTAAAGGCTCTGTTTTCCGCATTTATTTAAAGTAA
- a CDS encoding chemotaxis protein CheB, with translation METATKVIVMGGSWGGIQASVTILKALPANYSIPIILVLHRLRNHDGNLQDVFKHKITLKVVEVEDKEMLAPGHVYLAPSNYHVLLEKDHSFSLDDSELENYSRPSIDVTFTSAADVFARNTVGVLLSGASKDGSSGLKHIFEKQGTVIVQDPDEAEIETMPLAAIETIPGCTVMKLDQIQAFLLSLHDR, from the coding sequence ATGGAAACAGCTACCAAAGTTATTGTGATGGGAGGCTCCTGGGGCGGCATTCAGGCTTCGGTAACTATACTGAAGGCGCTGCCGGCCAACTATAGCATACCCATTATACTGGTGCTGCACCGCTTGCGTAACCATGACGGAAACCTGCAGGATGTGTTTAAGCATAAAATTACCCTGAAAGTAGTAGAGGTAGAGGACAAGGAAATGCTTGCCCCGGGCCATGTATACCTGGCACCCTCCAACTACCATGTGCTCCTGGAAAAAGACCATTCCTTTTCGCTGGATGACTCGGAACTTGAAAATTATTCGCGGCCATCGATAGATGTTACCTTTACCAGCGCGGCTGACGTATTTGCCCGTAACACAGTAGGTGTACTATTAAGTGGAGCCAGCAAAGACGGAAGTTCGGGATTAAAGCATATCTTTGAAAAACAAGGTACTGTGATCGTACAGGACCCGGATGAGGCTGAAATTGAAACCATGCCTTTAGCAGCTATCGAAACTATACCTGGCTGCACTGTCATGAAGTTAGATCAAATACAAGCATTTTTACTTTCCTTACATGATCGCTGA
- a CDS encoding CheR family methyltransferase encodes MKLENEAHFEQDVEELIKEIHTQYGYDFSGYARASVYRRIKRFLSQKHLTSMEALRKELFSDSYFFENFLQEITVNVTEMFRDPSFFLSLRENVLPILSTYPFIKIWDAGCSSGEELFSLAILLKEEGLLDRTKIYATDINQKVLKQAKAGIFSAANMPNYTAGYYAAGGKQEFSSYYSSNYGSVKFDSSLVKNVVIYPHNLATDFSFNEFHLILCRNVLIYFTRELQERVFKLFDESMVGLGYLALGKKETLAMSGISSDYNFVDKNNRIYRKIN; translated from the coding sequence ATGAAGCTTGAGAACGAAGCGCATTTTGAGCAGGACGTAGAGGAGCTTATCAAAGAGATACATACACAGTACGGGTATGATTTCAGTGGGTATGCGCGGGCATCGGTGTACCGAAGGATAAAACGGTTTCTGTCTCAGAAGCACTTAACCTCAATGGAAGCCTTGCGGAAAGAACTATTCTCGGACAGCTATTTTTTTGAGAATTTCCTGCAGGAGATCACCGTGAATGTTACCGAGATGTTCCGTGACCCATCGTTCTTCCTGTCATTGCGCGAGAATGTGTTGCCTATTTTGAGTACGTATCCGTTTATTAAGATCTGGGATGCGGGTTGTTCTAGCGGCGAAGAGCTTTTCTCGCTGGCTATACTTTTAAAAGAAGAAGGACTGCTGGACCGTACCAAGATCTACGCAACCGATATAAACCAGAAAGTACTGAAACAGGCAAAAGCAGGTATATTTTCGGCAGCTAACATGCCGAATTATACGGCAGGTTATTATGCAGCCGGCGGTAAACAGGAGTTTTCGAGCTACTACAGCAGCAACTATGGCAGCGTAAAGTTCGACTCGTCGCTGGTAAAAAATGTGGTCATCTACCCACATAACCTGGCCACCGATTTCTCATTTAATGAGTTTCACCTGATCCTGTGCCGCAACGTGCTGATCTACTTTACCCGGGAACTACAGGAGCGGGTGTTCAAACTTTTTGATGAGAGTATGGTTGGTTTAGGCTACCTGGCGCTTGGCAAAAAAGAGACTTTGGCTATGTCGGGAATAAGCAGCGACTATAATTTTGTAGACAAGAATAACCGGATTTACCGCAAGATCAACTGA